The following are encoded together in the Fimbriiglobus ruber genome:
- a CDS encoding HEAT repeat domain-containing protein yields MRVQKRLCVLLCVIACGGCGQKKTTGELVADLKSTQEKDRINAVRILPQRKGDVGQTVPALIGALKDQENDIRWSAAIGLGNLGESAREAIPALQATQRDRDARVREAAGVALTRIDPQKFPARRKL; encoded by the coding sequence ATGCGCGTCCAAAAACGTCTTTGCGTCTTGCTGTGCGTGATAGCGTGCGGCGGTTGCGGTCAGAAAAAAACGACCGGGGAATTGGTCGCGGATCTCAAGTCGACCCAGGAGAAGGATCGGATCAATGCGGTTCGCATCTTACCTCAGCGGAAGGGGGACGTGGGCCAGACCGTCCCGGCGTTAATCGGCGCGCTTAAGGACCAAGAGAACGATATCCGCTGGAGCGCGGCCATCGGGCTCGGCAACTTGGGCGAAAGCGCCAGGGAAGCCATCCCCGCGCTGCAGGCGACCCAACGCGACCGGGACGCCCGGGTGCGTGAGGCTGCCGGCGTTGCCCTGACGCGGATCGACCCGCAAAAATTCCCCGCCCGCCGGAAATTGTAA
- the ybeY gene encoding rRNA maturation RNase YbeY, which translates to MLSVSIANPYEYDLDFQGLKAAAKAVLEGEGVRAAKVTLAFVDNPHIHRLNKQFLNHDEPTDVLTFPYTDPGAKKLEGEVVIGYEIATEYAGDRGHEPALELKLYVVHGCLHLCGYGDQDDAEAAEMRARERHYLTALGLPDIAGE; encoded by the coding sequence ATGCTCAGCGTATCGATCGCCAACCCGTATGAATACGACCTCGATTTCCAGGGCCTGAAGGCCGCCGCGAAGGCGGTTCTGGAGGGCGAGGGCGTCCGCGCCGCCAAGGTCACCCTGGCGTTCGTGGACAACCCGCACATCCACCGGCTCAACAAGCAGTTCCTGAACCACGACGAGCCGACGGACGTGCTCACGTTCCCGTACACCGATCCCGGTGCCAAGAAGCTCGAAGGCGAGGTCGTGATCGGGTACGAAATCGCCACCGAATACGCCGGCGACCGCGGCCACGAGCCGGCTCTGGAATTGAAACTCTACGTCGTCCACGGCTGCCTCCACCTCTGCGGCTACGGCGACCAGGACGATGCGGAGGCGGCTGAGATGCGGGCGCGGGAGCGGCACTACCTGACCGCCCTCGGCCTGCCGGACATCGCCGGGGAATGA
- a CDS encoding DUF1559 domain-containing protein has product MTPRRLPRYRRAFTLIELLVVIAIIGILVGLLLPAVQKVREAAARTKCANNLKQIGLALHSYHDTNTFFPPGYADGNTNSLSTPDADVGPGWGWASYLLPQLEQGNLYNQINFNQPVGTGVNAQVSLQSLTVFQCPSDPYQQAVPVYDSNFSNPIATVAHGNYVGCNGWEECFNGAGGNPQPGDGADGLAGVYGQGGRGLFYRNSRTNIAAVTDGLSNTVFVGERSGNHSPSTWTGAVAGGRCPAWMATQPPSPYTPPPGPAYDNADFGEAFVLAHCNATHLPSADFPIYDPDTFYSMHTGQGANFLLGDGSVRFITSSINPNTYQALATIAGGEVLSNW; this is encoded by the coding sequence ATGACACCGCGACGGCTCCCCCGGTATCGCCGGGCCTTCACGTTGATCGAATTGCTGGTGGTGATTGCCATCATCGGGATTCTCGTCGGGCTTTTGTTGCCCGCCGTTCAGAAAGTGCGCGAGGCGGCCGCTCGCACGAAGTGCGCCAACAATCTCAAACAGATCGGCCTGGCCCTTCACTCGTATCACGACACCAACACGTTCTTCCCGCCCGGCTACGCGGACGGCAACACGAACTCCCTCAGCACCCCAGACGCCGACGTGGGGCCGGGTTGGGGGTGGGCCTCGTACCTGCTACCGCAGCTCGAACAAGGCAACCTCTACAACCAGATTAACTTCAACCAGCCGGTGGGAACGGGCGTCAATGCGCAGGTTTCTCTCCAGTCTTTAACCGTCTTCCAGTGTCCTTCCGATCCTTACCAGCAAGCGGTTCCCGTCTACGACAGCAACTTCTCCAATCCGATCGCCACGGTGGCCCACGGCAACTACGTCGGGTGCAACGGGTGGGAGGAATGCTTCAACGGGGCCGGCGGGAATCCTCAGCCCGGAGACGGCGCCGACGGCCTCGCCGGCGTCTACGGCCAGGGCGGGCGCGGCCTGTTTTACCGCAACAGCCGGACGAACATCGCCGCCGTCACCGACGGGTTGAGCAACACCGTCTTCGTCGGCGAGCGATCCGGCAATCACTCCCCCAGCACCTGGACCGGAGCAGTAGCAGGGGGCCGTTGTCCGGCCTGGATGGCGACCCAGCCGCCGTCACCCTATACTCCTCCCCCCGGGCCCGCCTACGACAACGCCGACTTCGGCGAGGCCTTCGTTCTCGCCCACTGCAACGCCACGCACTTGCCCAGCGCCGACTTCCCGATCTACGACCCCGACACCTTCTACAGCATGCACACGGGCCAGGGGGCGAACTTCCTGCTCGGCGACGGCTCCGTGCGCTTCATCACCAGCAGCATCAACCCAAACACATACCAGGCTCTGGCCACGATCGCCGGCGGCGAAGTTCTCAGTAATTGGTGA
- a CDS encoding c-type cytochrome: protein MSAVTNPPPESLPTPPAPHHTHHRLHRFKLALLFIAPVIAVVASWGTAIVALDKINAIQKPVSESPPPDGARLYTQNCAYCHGERGDGKGVALLSTQARYFGAEKFKFASTANGVPTDDDLLYLLRHGIPGSAMPEFTRLSEPELRAVIGHVRSLAWKGRYEALWQKAVKDVADGGDDPDPAKISRRVDEQTHLEKPIDIPASIPSATPESIARGRAVYLSDVGGCSKCHGPEGRGDGPQVKDAAFKNENGERASPRNFTMGLFKGGRDPQRLFARIKLGIPGTPMAANPNIPAKDVIDLIHFVQSLSPPPPIPTPETTIVAQKP, encoded by the coding sequence ATGTCCGCGGTTACGAACCCGCCCCCCGAATCGTTGCCGACCCCGCCTGCCCCGCATCACACCCACCACCGGCTGCACCGCTTCAAGCTGGCGCTATTGTTCATCGCCCCCGTGATCGCGGTCGTCGCCTCCTGGGGCACGGCGATTGTCGCCCTGGATAAAATCAACGCCATTCAGAAGCCGGTCTCCGAAAGCCCGCCGCCGGACGGGGCCCGGTTATATACCCAGAACTGCGCGTACTGCCACGGCGAGCGCGGCGACGGCAAAGGGGTGGCCCTGCTTTCCACCCAGGCGCGGTACTTCGGAGCGGAGAAGTTCAAGTTCGCCAGCACCGCGAACGGCGTCCCGACCGACGACGACCTGTTGTATCTCTTGCGACACGGCATCCCCGGATCGGCCATGCCCGAGTTCACCCGCCTGTCCGAACCCGAACTGCGGGCGGTCATCGGGCACGTCCGCTCTCTCGCGTGGAAGGGGCGGTACGAAGCACTATGGCAGAAAGCGGTCAAGGACGTGGCGGACGGGGGGGACGATCCCGACCCGGCCAAGATCAGTCGCCGCGTGGACGAGCAGACCCACCTGGAGAAGCCGATCGACATCCCGGCGAGCATCCCGTCCGCGACGCCAGAGTCGATCGCCCGCGGGCGAGCCGTTTACCTGTCAGACGTGGGCGGGTGCAGCAAGTGCCACGGGCCGGAGGGCCGCGGGGACGGGCCGCAAGTCAAAGACGCGGCGTTCAAGAACGAAAACGGCGAACGGGCTTCCCCGCGAAATTTCACGATGGGGCTATTTAAGGGCGGTCGCGACCCGCAGCGGCTATTCGCCCGGATCAAGCTCGGCATTCCCGGAACGCCGATGGCAGCGAACCCCAACATCCCGGCGAAGGACGTGATCGACCTGATCCACTTCGTCCAATCGCTGTCTCCCCCGCCCCCCATCCCGACGCCCGAAACGACGATCGTCGCGCAGAAACCCTGA
- a CDS encoding metallophosphoesterase family protein: MAGRTIAIGDIHGCHRALTALIGAIDPGPEDTVVTLGDYIDRGPHSHLVLNQLIALARRCRLVPLLGNHEELLLDALRDSGALRRWLTLGGADTLRAYGWAPGGPRRALVDWIPQQHRAFLTGCRGYYETPTHIYTHAGYVPELAMPEQPGLALRWRVTDANTASPHHSGKVVVVGHTPQHSGEILDLGFLTCIDTNCVRGGWLTALDTATGRVWQADRTGTLRDRG, translated from the coding sequence ATGGCGGGCCGCACGATCGCGATCGGCGACATCCACGGTTGCCATCGGGCTCTGACGGCGCTGATCGGTGCCATCGATCCCGGCCCGGAAGATACGGTCGTCACGCTGGGCGATTACATCGACCGCGGCCCGCACAGCCACCTCGTCTTGAACCAGCTCATCGCTCTCGCCCGGCGATGTCGGCTCGTTCCACTTTTGGGGAACCACGAAGAACTGTTGCTCGACGCCCTTCGAGACTCCGGCGCCCTGCGGCGGTGGCTCACCCTGGGCGGCGCGGATACGCTCCGCGCGTACGGCTGGGCTCCCGGCGGCCCGCGACGGGCGCTGGTAGACTGGATTCCCCAACAACACCGGGCGTTCCTCACCGGCTGTCGGGGCTATTACGAAACGCCCACCCACATCTACACCCACGCCGGATACGTGCCCGAGTTGGCGATGCCGGAGCAACCGGGACTGGCGTTGCGCTGGCGGGTGACCGACGCCAACACGGCGAGCCCGCACCATTCCGGCAAGGTCGTCGTGGTGGGACACACGCCGCAACACTCCGGCGAGATCCTTGACCTGGGATTCCTCACCTGCATCGACACCAATTGCGTCCGCGGCGGTTGGCTGACCGCGCTCGACACGGCGACCGGCCGCGTCTGGCAGGCGGACCGCACGGGGACCCTGCGCGACCGCGGGTAA
- a CDS encoding c-type cytochrome has protein sequence MPRFGFPAFIAAMAFLAPPAAAQNVTRADLKPGLLFTTYEVSGKRVAASVARVEPTVALTLAAGEAAHPRSAGGNEFVWTGTINILQAGKYKFDANLAGTLSVRVGDQEVLANSVPGPEAKKIEGKEVQLAAGFQLITATLTRTSPVARVELIWRGPGFRAEPVPYFFFGHLPKQRPNEFKTDVAREHGRFLFEELSCVRCHRPAADDKMAATLVDRTGPNLTEVGKRAFPGWLDAWLADPAKLRPNTVMPKMFADDATGAAERYAVVTYLSSLGGPPVEPRTVPNGLQKSLADGQKLYITTGCAACHGDKLTQPPTKKKKDDDEDDKPVFQPEDLFNSAGTAGPQGFYLLGSLGSKTTAEALAKYLQNPLATNPHGRMPNMTLSGQEAQDLARFLTRQKDEKVAKGLPAEPDLTPTTIAKSVFEALKATPAETAAFAKLKPADQWKDLGKKLLTTKGCVNCHAVEPGGKALPVLTSAPALAKLAQPKAAGGCVAAAPEAGKVPVYKLDAAQKAALVQFLTDGLAGAGSPAPAFQARVAFKRFNCLNCHKRDGEGGFDEALSNQMKALEKAENADDVSPPRLTGAGHKLRTPWFKDVLIHAGRARPWMSLRMPQYGDANVAFIPEAMPKLEGTTPDDVVGKSELTAAKVEAGRTLAGKNGLGCIACHDISGITGGGTRGPDLALTNQRVRYDWYVRWMHQPQRSAPGTRMPQNFIDGKALFTAVYNGDGDAQIDALWTYFSLGQGLPLPSGMEPPKGLVIAVKDRPELLRTFMPDGAGEKAIAVGFPGGTNAVFDAATCRFSYAWSGNFLDASPVWNNRGGAPAKLLGPKFWTAPSAFPWAVTDSRTPPDFAKRATDPAYGHPLPNDEFYGGPRFVHFAGYTLDAAGVPTFRYELTGPDDKTQLAVRERAEPLPVTVASGLSRKFTADVPAGKTTWLLVGTATKDPRVYSTTTGEKTPIDLKAVDPEAPAVGTRLVVPTDGDRATVFELTAAPEGTVWRFVPKTGGGTTVLLRLPEVAAAGRAEVSLSTWGLPRDDEELLKGLKVSGGK, from the coding sequence ATGCCCCGATTCGGGTTCCCGGCCTTCATCGCCGCGATGGCCTTCCTGGCACCGCCGGCCGCTGCTCAAAACGTCACCCGCGCGGACCTCAAGCCCGGTCTTCTGTTCACGACCTACGAGGTGTCCGGCAAGCGGGTGGCCGCCAGCGTGGCGCGGGTCGAGCCGACCGTCGCCCTGACGCTCGCCGCGGGCGAGGCCGCCCACCCGCGGTCGGCCGGGGGAAACGAGTTCGTCTGGACCGGCACCATCAACATCCTCCAGGCCGGCAAGTACAAGTTCGACGCCAACCTCGCGGGCACGCTCTCCGTCCGGGTCGGCGATCAGGAAGTCCTCGCGAATAGCGTCCCGGGGCCGGAAGCCAAAAAGATCGAGGGGAAGGAAGTTCAGCTCGCAGCCGGGTTCCAACTCATCACCGCGACACTGACGCGGACGAGTCCCGTCGCCCGGGTCGAACTGATCTGGCGCGGCCCCGGCTTCCGCGCCGAGCCGGTGCCGTACTTCTTCTTCGGCCACCTGCCGAAGCAGCGGCCCAACGAGTTCAAAACGGACGTCGCGCGGGAACACGGCCGATTCCTGTTTGAAGAACTGAGCTGCGTGCGGTGCCACCGGCCGGCCGCGGACGACAAGATGGCCGCCACGCTGGTTGACCGCACCGGGCCGAACCTGACCGAAGTTGGCAAGCGGGCGTTCCCCGGGTGGCTCGACGCCTGGCTCGCCGACCCGGCCAAGCTGCGGCCGAACACGGTCATGCCCAAGATGTTCGCTGACGACGCGACCGGGGCGGCCGAACGGTACGCCGTCGTGACTTATCTCTCGTCGCTGGGCGGTCCGCCGGTCGAGCCGCGGACAGTCCCCAATGGCCTTCAGAAAAGCCTCGCGGACGGGCAAAAGCTTTACATCACGACCGGCTGCGCCGCCTGCCACGGCGATAAATTGACCCAGCCGCCGACCAAGAAAAAGAAAGACGATGACGAGGACGACAAGCCCGTCTTCCAGCCCGAGGACTTGTTCAACTCGGCCGGTACCGCCGGGCCGCAGGGTTTCTACCTGCTCGGCTCGCTCGGCAGCAAGACGACGGCCGAGGCACTGGCCAAGTACCTGCAGAACCCGCTCGCGACCAACCCGCACGGCCGCATGCCGAACATGACGCTGAGCGGCCAAGAAGCCCAGGATCTCGCCCGCTTTCTGACCCGGCAGAAGGACGAGAAGGTCGCGAAGGGCTTGCCCGCGGAGCCCGATCTGACGCCGACCACCATCGCCAAGTCCGTTTTCGAGGCACTCAAGGCTACGCCCGCGGAGACGGCCGCGTTCGCGAAGCTCAAACCCGCGGACCAGTGGAAGGACCTCGGCAAGAAATTGCTGACCACCAAAGGCTGCGTGAACTGTCACGCCGTCGAACCGGGCGGCAAAGCACTGCCCGTACTGACCTCGGCACCCGCTTTGGCCAAACTGGCTCAGCCGAAAGCCGCGGGTGGCTGCGTGGCCGCCGCGCCCGAAGCCGGCAAGGTTCCCGTCTATAAGCTCGACGCCGCCCAGAAAGCGGCCCTCGTGCAGTTCCTGACGGACGGCCTGGCGGGCGCCGGATCACCCGCCCCGGCGTTCCAGGCCCGGGTCGCGTTCAAGCGGTTCAACTGCCTGAACTGCCACAAACGCGACGGCGAAGGTGGCTTCGACGAGGCGCTTTCGAACCAGATGAAGGCACTGGAAAAAGCCGAGAACGCGGACGACGTTTCGCCACCCCGGCTGACCGGCGCGGGACACAAACTGCGGACGCCCTGGTTCAAAGACGTGCTCATCCACGCCGGCCGCGCTCGGCCGTGGATGTCGCTCCGAATGCCGCAGTACGGTGACGCAAACGTCGCCTTCATCCCCGAGGCGATGCCCAAGCTCGAAGGAACGACGCCCGACGACGTGGTCGGCAAGAGCGAGTTGACGGCGGCCAAGGTCGAGGCCGGCCGCACCCTGGCTGGGAAAAACGGGCTCGGCTGTATCGCGTGCCACGACATCTCCGGCATTACCGGCGGTGGCACCCGCGGGCCCGACCTGGCTCTGACGAACCAGCGGGTCCGGTACGACTGGTACGTGCGGTGGATGCACCAGCCGCAGCGGAGCGCCCCCGGCACCCGCATGCCGCAGAACTTTATCGACGGTAAGGCACTCTTCACCGCCGTTTACAACGGCGACGGTGACGCCCAGATCGACGCCCTCTGGACTTACTTTTCGCTCGGCCAGGGGCTGCCTTTGCCGTCCGGGATGGAGCCGCCGAAGGGGCTGGTGATTGCGGTCAAGGATCGCCCCGAACTGCTGCGGACCTTCATGCCGGACGGGGCCGGTGAAAAGGCGATCGCGGTCGGATTCCCGGGCGGCACGAACGCCGTCTTCGATGCGGCGACCTGCCGCTTCAGTTACGCGTGGTCTGGCAACTTCCTTGATGCGTCGCCGGTCTGGAACAACCGCGGCGGCGCGCCGGCCAAGTTACTCGGGCCGAAGTTCTGGACCGCCCCGTCCGCGTTCCCGTGGGCGGTGACGGACAGCCGTACGCCGCCGGACTTCGCGAAGCGTGCGACCGACCCGGCTTACGGGCACCCGCTCCCGAACGACGAGTTTTACGGCGGCCCGCGGTTCGTCCACTTCGCCGGCTACACGCTCGACGCGGCCGGCGTGCCAACGTTCCGGTATGAGCTAACCGGGCCGGACGACAAGACCCAACTCGCCGTCCGCGAGCGGGCCGAACCGCTGCCGGTGACGGTCGCCTCCGGACTGAGCCGCAAGTTTACGGCAGACGTGCCCGCAGGGAAAACGACCTGGCTACTCGTCGGCACGGCCACGAAAGATCCGCGCGTGTATAGCACGACGACGGGTGAGAAAACGCCCATCGACCTGAAAGCGGTCGATCCGGAAGCTCCGGCCGTCGGCACGCGGCTCGTCGTCCCAACGGACGGCGACCGGGCGACCGTGTTCGAGCTGACGGCCGCCCCCGAAGGGACGGTCTGGCGGTTCGTGCCCAAAACGGGCGGCGGGACCACGGTCTTGCTCCGTCTGCCGGAAGTAGCCGCCGCCGGTCGCGCGGAAGTCTCGCTTTCCACCTGGGGGCTGCCGCGGGACGATGAGGAATTATTGAAGGGATTGAAGGTCTCGGGCGGGAAGTAG